A DNA window from Gopherus evgoodei ecotype Sinaloan lineage chromosome 22, rGopEvg1_v1.p, whole genome shotgun sequence contains the following coding sequences:
- the FZR1 gene encoding fizzy-related protein homolog, protein MDQDYERRLLRQINIQNENTMPCVVEMRRTLTPSNSPMSSPSKHGDRFIPSRAGANWSINFHRINENEKSPSQNRKAKDATSDNGKDGLAYSALLKNELLGAGIEKVQDPQTEDRRLQPSTPEKKSLFTYSLSTKRSSPDDGNEVSPYSLSPVSNKSQKLLRSPRKPTRKISKIPFKVLDAPELQDDFYLNLVDWSSLNVLSVGLGTCVYLWSACTSQVTRLCDLSVEGDSVTSVGWSERGNLVAVGTHKGFVQIWDAAAGKKLSMLEGHTARVGALAWNADQLSSGSRDRMILQRDIRTPPLQSERRLQGHRQEVCGLKWSTDHQLLASGGNDNKLLVWNHSSLSPVQQYTEHLAAVKAIAWSPHQHGLLASGGGTADRCIRFWNTLTGQPLQCIDTGSQVCNLAWSKHANELVSTHGYSQNQILVWKYPSLTQVAKLTGHSYRVLYLAMSPDGEAIVTGAGDETLRFWNVFSKTRSTKESVSVLNLFTRIR, encoded by the exons GTAGTTGAGATGAGACGAACACTGACACCTTCCAACTCTCCAATGTCCTCCCCCAGTAAACATGGAGACCGTTTCATTCCCTCAAGAGCTGGGGCCAACTGGAGCATTAACTTTCACAGAATAAAT GAAAACGAAAAGTCACCAAGTcaaaacagaaaagcaaaggaTGCTACCTCAGACAATGGCAAAG ATGGCCTTGCTTACTCAGCCTTGCTAAAGAACGAACTGCTGGGAGCAGGGATTGAGAAAGTGCAGGACCCGCAGACAGAGGACAGGAGACTGCAGCCATCCACGCCGGAGAAGAAGAGCCTCTTCACG TACTCGCTCAGCACCAAACGCTCCAGTCCAGATGATGGCAATGAGGTCTCCCCATATTCCCTGTCACCTGTCAGCAACAAAAG TCAGAAATTGCTAAGATCACCTCGAAAACCAACAAGAAAAATCTCCAAGATTCCTTTCAAAGTGCTGGACGCTCCAGAACTGCAGGATGACTTCTACCTGAACCTAGTGGACTGGTCTTCTCTCAATGTTCTCAGTGTTGGCCTCGGTACCTGTGTTTACCTATGGAGTGCTTGTACTAGCCAG GTAACCCGGTTGTGTGATCTGTCTGTGGAAGGCGATTCTGTGACATCAGTGGGCTGGTCAGAACGG GGGAACTTGGTAGCAGTTGGAACTCACAAGGGCTTTGTACAGATTTGGGACGCAGCTGCAGGGAAGAAATTATCCATGCTTGAGGGTCACACAGCCAGAGTGG GTGCTTTGGCGTGGAATGCAGACCAGCTTTCTTCTGGCAGTCGGGACAGAATGATTCTTCAGAGAGACATCCGGACCCCCCCACTACAGTCTGAGCGACGGCTTCAGGGCCAcaggcaggaggtgtgtgggctGAAGTGGTCCACAGACCACCAGCTCCTAGCGTCAGGTGGAAATGATAACAAG CTCCTTGTGTGGAATCACTCCAGCTTGAGTCCTGTCCAGCAATACACAGAGCACCtagcagcagtaaaagctattGCATGGTCTCCACACCAGCATGGCCTGTTGGCCTCGGGCGGTGGAACAGCTGACCGCTGTATTCGGTTCTGGAACACTCTAACCGGGCAGCCCTTGCAGTGCATTGATACTGGGTCACAAGTGTGCAATCTGGCTTGGTCCAAACATGCCAATGAACTA GTGAGTACCCATGGATACTCGCAGAACCAGATTCTTGTCTGGAAATATCCCTCGTTAACCCAAGTAGCAAAATTAACAGGGCATTCGTACAGAGTCTTATACCTG GCAATGTCTCCTGATGGGGAGGCCATAGTTACAGGAGCAGGAGATGAAACCCTGAGGTTCTGGAACGTCTTCAGCAAAACCCGCTCAACAAAG gAGTCTGTGTCTGTCCTGAATCTCTTCACCAGGATACGGTAA